The DNA segment AATCCTAAACGGTAAGGGTTCATTTTTAGTTGATTGGCTAGTATAGATACAGAAATATTAAATGGGCTGTACATAACTGTGCTTAGGCTGCAGGCGATTAATACTAAAGTTAATGAAATGTTTGCTACTTGAGGTAAGATAGGAACCAATAGTTCAGCTAGCAGTACAATGGATACTAAGGGATGAAACCCTATATAAGACGAAAGTAAGAAATATCCACCAATCATTAGATAGAAAATGAATGTTAGGTCTGCTGTAGAAACGAAAATAGTTTGCAAGATTCCGATAAGTTCAGTAGTGGCTAACATTTCCACAAAAAAACCTGCACTTAAGAACATGAAAAAATAGTTCGACAATCCTTTTGTTTTTAATTTCCAATAAGGGATAGCAAGAGATACATACCTTTTGACTTTACGAATATACAGGGCCCAAAGTAATGAAATTGGTAGAATGAGCAGGACTAAAGAGAAAAGATAGCTTTGATTAAACAATTGATTAAAAAAAGTGACCGTCACAACAAGAATTAGCAACAATAAAAATAATTCCCGAATCTTTTTAAATATATATTGATAGGAAATATCCATTTTACTAGACGTTGTTTCTAATGGAAGATGTTTATATTTTCTTTTAGCTATATACCAATCTAGAAATAAAGTCAAGACGGCAATAAAAAAGATGAAAGGAAATATAAATATGTAGCTTTCTTGGGTGATTTCAAGCGACTTAATCACCATAATTTCAAGCGGACTCCAGGTCAGACACATTGCATAAGCACGTAATAAATTTTCCGAATAGAATTTATTGCTTATGTTTAATGGGAGATGTTTGAGTGTATTCTTTAATGACCGCAGTAACAGTGGAATAGTGGCAATGTTCAGGAATAAACCTAGGACGTGAGACACAAAAGAACTTCGTTTATATAAATCGCTGACACCATCTACTTTATATTTTAAGAATAGATTAAGGTTGGTATCATACCGCCCAACTTGAATTAAAGAATTTAGAAAAGGAAGCAATAAAAATAATGACAAAATGCCTAGCATCGAGTCAAAGTGGAGAAATACTGTATGCCATGACGAATCATTGTTTAAGAACAAGAGAAATCCTATCACGTAAAAAGTAATACCGGAATATAAATACAATCCTTTTGCAAAAAACAATGAAATGAGGATTGCAAGATTTGCAAAGATTCCAACAATATAGAGGGTGGTATCTCCTTCCCAAATTTGTGATAGAAGATAAAGGAAAATTAAAACAGGGTAGATATAAACACGCATATTTCCCCTCCTTTTGAGAGCATGATTAAGATTTGCAGTAAAAGAATATAGATGGGTATTGAAATTTTCAATTTTCTATCGTATTATATTGATAACGGTTTCATTAGATCGATCTAATAACCATCTTACGTAAGAAAAGGTGAAAAATCAAATAAACTTCATTTAGTAGATCGATCCAATTATGAAAAGAGGGTGAGTAAAATGAATCTTAAAGCACAACCTTTTATCTCAGGAGAGTGGATTTCAGACGATCGGGAGAGATTAGAAATAAAAAGTCCATTTACTCAAGAAATGATTGGAGAACAATACTTAGCTACAGAAGAAGATGTAGAGCGAGCTCTTAATGCCGCTTATTCAAGTAAAAAAGAGATTAGGGATATTCCATCTGTAAAACGTGCGAAGATATTGAAAAAAGCATCGGAATTGATGGAACAAAATAAAGAGAAATTGGCAAAGATCATTTCTAGTGAATTAGGAAAGCCATTAAAAAATACGTTAGGCGAGGTAGATCGATCCATTGAAACATTAGAGTTGTCCGCTGAAGAAGCAAAACGTCTTCACGGGGAAACATTGCCGGGGACGCATCAGAAAGAGGGGTACACACTATTGCCTCAACTCATCGCGTTCCCGTTGGTGTAGTTGCAGCGATCACTCCTTTTAATGCACCGTTGAATCTAGTTTGCCACAAATTAGGGCCTGCCTTTGCTGGTGGGAATACAACCATTTTAAAACCTGCCCCACAAACGACACTTATTGCTACGGAGTTGTTGAAGTTGTTGCTTGAAGCCGGCGTTCCTAAAAATGCGGTGAACATGGTGCTTGGCGGGGTGGACACAGGTCAACAAATAGTAAGAGATGATCGAGTAAATGTCATTTCATTTACTGGAGGTACAGTTGCAAGTAGAAACATTTGTGAAATAGCCGGGATAAAAAAAGTACTATTAGAGCTAGGTGGTAATGCAGCTACGATCGTTCATGAAGATGCCAATATATCAGATGCCGCCCAACAATGTGCGAAAACAGGGTACAGTAACTCGGGACAAAGCTGTATTTCCGTTCAAAGGGTCTATGTTCACAAATCTGTATTGGATGATTTTGTACCCCAATTAAAACAAGAAGTGTCCAAACTAAAGGTAGGAGACCCACTGCTTCCCGACACAGATGTTGGTACTTTAGTGGATGAAAAAGCGGCGGACCGTGTGATCGGTTGGATTGGCGAAGCTGTCAGCTCAGGTGCTGAAGTACTAATCGGGGGAGAGAAAAAAGGAGCGTCCGTTGAGCCCACTGTCATTGTGAATCCTCCCAAGCAAAGCAAAGTGGTTTGCCAAGAGGTTTTCGGACCTGTAGTTAGTGTGATTCCTTATGAAGACTTGGAGGAAGCAGTAGAAGAAGCAAATGACTCTTCTTTTGGACTGCAAACAGGGATTTTCACAAACCAAATTGACCTAGCCTATAAGGTGGCACATGAACTTGAGGTCGGAGGAGTCGTTATTAACGGAACATCAAACTTCCGTTTAGATCATTGGCCTTACGGTGGAGTTAAAGATAGTGGAATCGGACGTGAAGGTCCACGCTATGCGATTCAAGACATGACAGAAAGTAAAATGATTGTATTAAAACTACCTAAATAATAATCTATTGCACAGTTTTGAACAGGAAGGATTGGCGGTGACAAAGATGTATGGATTATTTTTAAAGAACCCTAGTGATCTAGAATTAAAAGAATTTGCATCCATACCTACACTTCAAGATGATGAAGTGAAACTTAAGTTAATTTACGGAGGAATTTGTGGTTCAGACGTAAATGTATACAAAGGGAAGATTGAGCATGCTAGTTATCCAGTTTCACCCGGGCATGAATTAGTAGGTGAAATCGTGCAAACCGGTGCTAATGTAAAAGAAAACATTGGCCAGCGAGTAGTCATTCAACCGAACTCTTTTTGTGGTGAATGTAACTATTGTAAGTCGGGCCAAACGAATATTTGTCCTGATAAGAAGTCGTTAGGTGTCAATGTTAATGGAGGGTTTGTCCAAGAGTTTGTGATTTCCTCAAAATACGTTTTACCCGTTCCTAAAGAGCTGGCAAATGAAAAGGCAGTATTAATCGAACCGTTTGCTGTCATTGTTCACGCTTTCAAAAAGGTTTCCATCACACAAGGAACTTCCGTAGCTATTATCGGATGTGGGGCGGAAGGGATGTTGGCCGTAGCTCTTGCCAATCATTTAGGTGCCAATATAACGGCCGTGGATATTAATCAAGAAAAATTGAACAAAATCCAGAGCCATTATAGTGGTATCAATACGTGTCTGCCGGAAGAAGTAGAAGCAGGAAAGTTTGATGTAGTGATTGAGGCAGCAGGAGCTAAACAATCGTTTGAACAAGGAGTCGATATTCTCAAACCAGGTGGTGCCATGGTGGTTGTGGGTATGGCACCAAAAGCGGAATTACCAGTAACACAGATGGTACGAAAAGAATTAACGTTATATGGATCGATCATCTACAACTTCCCGGATGATTTTTTGGTAAGTATTGAGTATTTGCAAGAGGAAGACTTTAACGTCCAACCGATTATCTCTGAAATTCTTCCTTTAAATGAGTATAAAAAGGCGTACGAATATGCTACGTCAGGTCAATACGGAAAAATCATACTAAACTTTCAGGAGGCATAATAAATGGAAAAGTTAGTTTCGAACTTGCTAGTTCAATACCTCGAAAACAGAGGTGTTGAACATATATTCGGTTTGTGCGGCCATACAAACATTGCGGTCCTTTCTGAGCTTGAGAAGAGCTCCATTGGTTTTGTAAACGTTCGGCATGAACAAATTGCAGCACATATGGCAGACGGCTACGCGAGAGCGACAAAACAAGCTTCCGTTGTGTTAAGTCATTTAGGACCAGGATTGACAAATGCAGCAACAGGTGTGGCTAACGCGGCATTAGATTCCATTCCAATGGTGGTGATTGCAGGTGATGTACCGAGTCATTATTACGGGAAGCATCCACACCAGGAAGTTAACTTACATGCAGATGCTTCTCAAAACGAAATTTATCGTCCGTTCGTTAAGCGTGCTTGGCGTGTCGATCGCCCGGATTTATTTCCGGAAATCATGGAAAAGGCTTTTCAACTAGCTGAAAGCGGAAATCCCGGACCCGTCCTAGTGTCCGTTCCCATGGATATCTTTTCTAAGAAGATTGATGAATCGTTATTTGAAAAAAATAACTATCACACAAAGTCGCTGTCGAAACCATCGATCGATGATGAAAAGGCGAAAGAAATAATTCAAACGCTTGTCAATGCGAAAAATCCGCTGTTCTATGTTGGTGGAGGAATCATGCTGGCAGACGCGGCCCAAGAATTAAGAGAACTTGTCAATTATTTGGATATCCCGGTAGCGCACTCTCTAATGGGGAAAGGCGCCGTATCTGATGATAATGATCTAACTCTTGGTATGACTGGATTTTGGGGGACGAAATTCATCAATGATAAATGTAAAGAGGCAGACTACATTTTTGCACTTGGAACTCGTTTTGCTGAAGCGGATAGTAGTTCCTGGGAGTCAGAATATACCTTTAATATTCCATCTACAAAGCTGATTCAGATTGATATTGATCCAAATGAGATTGGCAGGAATTATCCTGTTGAAATCGGAGCCGTTGCTGATTTAAAACAAGCGTTGACTGTATTAAATCGTGTGGCTAAGGAAGTAGTGCCAGAGGGTTTGACAAATAATCACATCAAACGAGAAATTGTCAATAATCGAAAAGAATTCACCGAAAGCAATAAAGAGCTTGAGGAAGATGACAGTTTTCCTATGATGCCACAGCGAATTTTAGCAGATGTACGTGATGTACTTCCAAAAGATGCCTATCTTACGACGGATGTAGGCTGGAATAAAAATGGGGTAGGACAACAATTCCCTATCTATGAAGCTGGGTCAATTCTTACGCCAGGCGGCTTTGCGACGATGGGCTTCGGAGCTCCAGCGGCTATGGGAGCTAAAATTGCTTCTCCTGATAAGGTAGTTGTCTCCCTAGTTGGCGACGGCGGGTTTGGCCAAAATCCGGCCCTATTAGCTACGGCGGCTGAAGAAGGCATACCAGTTATTTGGATTGTTATGAACAACTCTGCTTATGGAACAATTGCCGGACTTGAAAAAGCTCATTTTGATACGACACATGGAACAGTGTTTACAAAAGATGGCGAATCGTACACCCCTGATTATGCAAGCATTGCAAAAGCGTACGGGGTCGACGGGGTTAAGGTTGAGTCAGCAGAAGAATTTAAACCTGCATTACAGCAAGCGATTGAATCAAACAAACCTTTTGTTATAGATACGCCTATGATCAATAACCCAGTCCCTACAGATGGACACTGGAACATCATGGATATTTACTCTCCTGGTAAGAAAGTACATCATGCAAGCATTAAATAATTTGCGATTAAAAAAGGAGGAGTTCAGTTATGGAAATTAAAGTATTAGATCCATTCAAAGATTCAAACCCTTCATGGCTAGGTCTAGAAGACCCTGATAAAAATATGGTTCGAAAAGTATTTCAGTTAATTACTCCTGATAATGTAGGATCCAAGCATATGATGGCAGGTTTAACTGTTTTTGAACCAGGCGAAGCAAGTTCCCTCCATAATCATGACAATTCCGAGGAACTTAATGTTGTCATTAAAGGTTCTGGTGAAGTCGTGGATGATAGAGGAAACAAACGCTCATTTAAAGAAAATGATTATATGTTTATACCTGAAGGAGAATTCCATCAGCACGTGAACAATGGGGATGAACCATTATGGTTATTGTGGTGTTACTCTCCTCAGGGCCAATTGCCTAAGGACTAAACTGCTATTTCAAGAAAGTAGGAGAGTATATGCAACCTACCCTGAACAAGATGCTTAGTACATTAGGCTATGAAGCACTTAACCAAATCTTTGATATTAAACAAGAAAGTTTATCGGAAGTTGAAAAACGGAAATTAGTTGAATTAGCGATGAAACAAGAATCAGAAGAGCAGATGAGAGAACGAGTGCTTCGTATCTTAAATAAAGAAGTAGATAAACAAGAGAAGGTAAAATTGCTTTTGGATTTGGATACGGATAAGAATGAAAGTAGTTAACTGTAAAGATGTTCAAAGCGGCTCGCTTTGAACATTTTTGCGCTTTTACGTGAAAAAGGATTGTAAGTTAAAAAAAACTCCTATAGAATGACACTAATATGAAATAAAGGTTCAGAACATTTCGTGTATTGCAGGAACCAAAATATTGACGTGTCAAGGGGATTTTTTTAATGGAGCGGAGTAAAAAAGCATTTAAAGTGAAAGGTAAAATGGTTGGCGGTCAGCGTCCAATGATATGCATTCCACTTGTCGGTAAGGATAAAGAAGAGTTGATAAAAGAATTACACGTCATTAAAGATAAGCAACCTGATATCATTGAATGGCGCGCGGATTATTTCAAGGACTTAGATGATGAATCGAAGGTGGTAGACGCCCTTAGAAAGGTCAGTGATATAGCTGAGGAAGTTCCCCTCCTGTTTACGATTCGGTCAGAAGCGGAGGGTGGGCAGCAGATTACCTTAAACGAAAAGGCTAAACTAAACTTGCTAACGCAGCTGATGGGGACAGGAACAATCGACTTCGTTGATTATGAATTGGATAATGATGAAGATGATATTAAGTATCTGCGGAATATCACTGACAATTATGGCATAAAGCTGATCACTTCTTACCATAACTTTAGAGAAACACCGCCTGTAGAGACCATTTTTGAAAAAGGGAGACAAGCGGAAGATTATCAAGCCGATATGGTTAAAATTTCAGTTATGCCAAACAACAT comes from the Halobacillus shinanisalinarum genome and includes:
- a CDS encoding thiamine pyrophosphate-binding protein encodes the protein MEKLVSNLLVQYLENRGVEHIFGLCGHTNIAVLSELEKSSIGFVNVRHEQIAAHMADGYARATKQASVVLSHLGPGLTNAATGVANAALDSIPMVVIAGDVPSHYYGKHPHQEVNLHADASQNEIYRPFVKRAWRVDRPDLFPEIMEKAFQLAESGNPGPVLVSVPMDIFSKKIDESLFEKNNYHTKSLSKPSIDDEKAKEIIQTLVNAKNPLFYVGGGIMLADAAQELRELVNYLDIPVAHSLMGKGAVSDDNDLTLGMTGFWGTKFINDKCKEADYIFALGTRFAEADSSSWESEYTFNIPSTKLIQIDIDPNEIGRNYPVEIGAVADLKQALTVLNRVAKEVVPEGLTNNHIKREIVNNRKEFTESNKELEEDDSFPMMPQRILADVRDVLPKDAYLTTDVGWNKNGVGQQFPIYEAGSILTPGGFATMGFGAPAAMGAKIASPDKVVVSLVGDGGFGQNPALLATAAEEGIPVIWIVMNNSAYGTIAGLEKAHFDTTHGTVFTKDGESYTPDYASIAKAYGVDGVKVESAEEFKPALQQAIESNKPFVIDTPMINNPVPTDGHWNIMDIYSPGKKVHHASIK
- a CDS encoding cupin domain-containing protein, producing the protein MEIKVLDPFKDSNPSWLGLEDPDKNMVRKVFQLITPDNVGSKHMMAGLTVFEPGEASSLHNHDNSEELNVVIKGSGEVVDDRGNKRSFKENDYMFIPEGEFHQHVNNGDEPLWLLWCYSPQGQLPKD
- the aroD gene encoding type I 3-dehydroquinate dehydratase, with the protein product MERSKKAFKVKGKMVGGQRPMICIPLVGKDKEELIKELHVIKDKQPDIIEWRADYFKDLDDESKVVDALRKVSDIAEEVPLLFTIRSEAEGGQQITLNEKAKLNLLTQLMGTGTIDFVDYELDNDEDDIKYLRNITDNYGIKLITSYHNFRETPPVETIFEKGRQAEDYQADMVKISVMPNNMDDVLVLLEATQAINKHINIPVVSISMGEYGSISRMFGWKFGSAITFGIGEQSSAPGQIPVEDLRSVINIIEKTT
- a CDS encoding zinc-dependent alcohol dehydrogenase — encoded protein: MYGLFLKNPSDLELKEFASIPTLQDDEVKLKLIYGGICGSDVNVYKGKIEHASYPVSPGHELVGEIVQTGANVKENIGQRVVIQPNSFCGECNYCKSGQTNICPDKKSLGVNVNGGFVQEFVISSKYVLPVPKELANEKAVLIEPFAVIVHAFKKVSITQGTSVAIIGCGAEGMLAVALANHLGANITAVDINQEKLNKIQSHYSGINTCLPEEVEAGKFDVVIEAAGAKQSFEQGVDILKPGGAMVVVGMAPKAELPVTQMVRKELTLYGSIIYNFPDDFLVSIEYLQEEDFNVQPIISEILPLNEYKKAYEYATSGQYGKIILNFQEA